In 'Nostoc azollae' 0708, the following are encoded in one genomic region:
- a CDS encoding DUF3067 family protein, which translates to MIGQEFRQLLIDKWGYSYDVQLRRTQGKIFLQVMWKYLEQASFPLSESQYQEHLDSITNYLNALGGTIQVQTFITQTKERPRLGKAVSIPLDLGDRSSEWIL; encoded by the coding sequence ATGATAGGACAGGAATTTCGTCAACTGTTAATTGATAAGTGGGGATACTCTTATGATGTCCAATTACGCAGGACTCAGGGGAAAATATTTCTGCAAGTGATGTGGAAATATCTTGAACAAGCTTCATTCCCTTTAAGCGAATCTCAATACCAAGAGCATCTTGATAGCATTACTAATTATCTCAATGCTTTGGGAGGAACAATACAAGTACAAACTTTTATTACTCAAACAAAAGAGCGTCCCCGACTGGGTAAGGCTGTTAGTATACCTCTAGATTTGGGCGATCGCTCTTCCGAATGGATATTATGA
- the petA gene encoding cytochrome f: MRNACTPARLTRTAKVILNTLVIAIATVTFFFTSDLALPQTASAYPFWAQATYPETPREPTGRIVCANCHLAPKDTQLEVPQSVLPDTVFKAVVKIPYDTNVQQVGADGSKVSLNVGAVLMLPDGFKIAPEDRIPEEMKDELGDIYFQPYSEDKENIVIVGPLPGKEYQEIVFPVLSPNPATDSNIHFGKYSVHVGGNRGRGQVYPTGEKSNNNIYNASAAGTISKIAKTEDEDGNVKYVVSIKTEAGEVVDDTVPAGPDLIVSEGETVASGDALTNNPNVGGFGQQDAEIVLQNPTRVAGMIAFICLVMLAQVMLVLKKKQVEKVQAAEMNF; encoded by the coding sequence ATGAGAAACGCCTGTACACCAGCGAGGTTAACTCGCACTGCTAAAGTGATCTTAAACACATTAGTTATAGCTATCGCCACCGTGACCTTTTTCTTCACCAGCGATCTAGCCCTACCCCAAACTGCTTCTGCTTATCCCTTCTGGGCGCAGGCAACCTATCCTGAAACCCCCCGTGAACCCACAGGAAGGATTGTTTGTGCTAACTGTCACTTAGCACCAAAAGACACACAACTAGAAGTACCTCAATCAGTATTACCTGACACTGTATTTAAAGCCGTTGTCAAAATCCCCTACGATACCAACGTACAGCAAGTAGGTGCTGATGGTTCCAAAGTCAGCTTAAACGTCGGTGCTGTACTGATGTTACCCGACGGCTTCAAGATTGCACCAGAAGACCGGATTCCTGAAGAAATGAAGGACGAACTAGGTGATATTTACTTCCAACCCTACAGTGAAGACAAAGAAAATATCGTCATTGTTGGCCCCTTACCAGGCAAAGAATATCAGGAAATCGTCTTCCCTGTTCTTTCACCCAACCCTGCTACCGACAGCAATATCCACTTTGGCAAATATTCTGTTCATGTAGGTGGTAACAGAGGACGTGGACAAGTTTACCCCACAGGTGAAAAGAGCAACAACAACATTTACAACGCTTCTGCTGCTGGCACAATTAGCAAGATTGCTAAAACAGAAGATGAAGACGGTAACGTTAAATATGTTGTTAGCATCAAAACCGAAGCTGGTGAAGTTGTTGACGATACCGTTCCCGCAGGTCCAGATTTAATAGTCTCTGAAGGAGAAACAGTTGCATCTGGTGATGCTTTAACCAACAACCCCAACGTCGGTGGTTTTGGTCAACAAGATGCAGAGATTGTCTTACAAAACCCCACCAGAGTTGCAGGTATGATTGCCTTTATCTGTTTAGTAATGTTGGCACAAGTGATGCTAGTGCTGAAGAAGAAACAGGTGGAAAAAGTCCAAGCTGCTGAAATGAATTTCTAA
- a CDS encoding cyclic nucleotide-binding domain-containing protein, with protein MLTSVDRLLFVRRVPIFNELRDDFVVRLASVMNELSYPTNHSIFKQGEEGRSLYIIVSGRVEVHIGDTKLAEVDPGKYFGEMAVFDTQPRSASVTTLEPCDCLELTQEQLYDAIEETPEIAVNIIRELSRIIRRLNENISH; from the coding sequence ATGCTGACTAGCGTTGATCGTTTGTTATTTGTCCGACGTGTTCCTATTTTTAATGAATTGCGAGATGATTTTGTAGTCCGACTAGCTTCAGTGATGAATGAGTTATCATATCCTACAAATCACAGTATCTTTAAACAAGGAGAAGAGGGGCGCTCGCTCTATATTATTGTATCCGGTCGAGTGGAAGTCCATATTGGGGATACCAAATTAGCAGAAGTAGATCCAGGAAAATACTTTGGTGAAATGGCTGTATTTGATACTCAGCCTCGTTCGGCTTCTGTCACTACTTTAGAACCTTGTGATTGTTTGGAACTCACTCAAGAGCAACTTTATGATGCGATTGAAGAAACTCCAGAAATTGCTGTAAATATTATTCGTGAACTATCTCGGATCATTCGCAGACTGAATGAAAATATTAGTCATTAG
- the petC gene encoding cytochrome b6-f complex iron-sulfur subunit — MAQLSESMDVPDMGRRQFMNLLTFGTVTGVALGALYPVIKYFIPPASGGAGGGVTAKDELGKDVSVSQFLESHNVGDRTLVQGLKGDPTYIVVESKEAITDYGINAICTHLGCVVPWNVAENKFKCPCHGSQYDATGKVVRGPAPKSLALAHAKTHSDKIVLTPWTETDFRTGEEPWWS, encoded by the coding sequence ATGGCTCAACTTTCCGAATCAATGGACGTGCCTGATATGGGTCGTCGTCAGTTCATGAACCTGCTCACTTTTGGTACTGTCACTGGAGTGGCGCTAGGTGCATTGTACCCTGTAATTAAGTACTTTATCCCTCCAGCCAGCGGTGGTGCTGGTGGTGGTGTGACAGCAAAAGATGAACTGGGTAAAGATGTTAGTGTTAGTCAATTCTTAGAAAGCCATAATGTAGGCGATCGCACCTTGGTACAAGGACTAAAGGGAGATCCTACATATATTGTGGTAGAGAGTAAAGAAGCGATCACAGACTATGGCATTAATGCTATCTGCACCCACTTAGGTTGTGTAGTGCCTTGGAACGTAGCAGAGAACAAGTTTAAATGTCCTTGTCACGGTTCCCAGTACGATGCTACTGGTAAAGTTGTCCGCGGACCTGCACCCAAGTCCTTAGCTTTGGCTCATGCCAAAACACACAGCGACAAAATCGTTTTAACCCCTTGGACAGAAACAGACTTCCGCACCGGTGAAGAACCTTGGTGGAGTTAA
- a CDS encoding cobyrinate a,c-diamide synthase, which translates to MSIIIAGERSGVGKTTVTLTLLASLCHRGVTIQSFKVGPDYIDPMFHQYVTGRPCRNLDTVLTSESYVQECFHYHSLKCEYALVEGVMGLFDGVGQSSVISRQSSNKGDDMTFASTAHIAKLLDIPVVLVIDCSRLSSSVAALAHGYCSLDSRIKIAGLVLNRVGSDRHLSLLKNSLAPLQIPILGVLRRQDSITIPDRHLGLIPTAELPELDSIINRLADLGDTCFDWEQLLPLLKSPYFPTFSPSYLPIYPSCVKIAVARDKAFNFYYQDNLDILEKLGAELIFWSPLKDTELPRDIQGIYFGGGFPEVFASELAANTEILKSVKTAICAGIPTIAECGGLMYLCEEIIDFEDKSWSMVGILPTSAQMDKKLTLGYRRAVALEDSFLFDVGTNVYGHEFHRSHVITDPQRPLFDTYRFDCDENTGFEGWNLPNVNASYIHQHWGKSLEIPQNFLQQCLKYRRE; encoded by the coding sequence ATGTCAATAATTATTGCTGGAGAACGTAGCGGTGTTGGTAAAACAACTGTAACGCTCACACTTTTAGCCTCATTATGCCATCGTGGAGTCACAATACAATCTTTTAAAGTCGGACCAGATTATATTGATCCGATGTTCCATCAATATGTTACAGGTCGTCCTTGTCGAAACCTAGATACTGTATTGACTTCAGAAAGTTATGTACAGGAATGTTTTCACTATCATTCCCTAAAATGTGAATATGCATTAGTTGAGGGAGTTATGGGTTTATTTGATGGTGTTGGTCAATCGTCAGTCATCAGTCGTCAATCTTCAAATAAAGGCGACGACATGACATTTGCCAGTACAGCACATATAGCTAAATTATTAGATATACCAGTGGTATTGGTAATTGATTGTAGTCGGTTGTCTAGTTCAGTCGCTGCGCTCGCACATGGTTATTGTTCATTAGATAGTAGAATTAAAATCGCCGGACTAGTATTGAATCGTGTGGGAAGTGATCGGCATTTATCATTATTGAAAAATTCCCTAGCACCTCTACAAATCCCCATCCTGGGTGTACTCAGAAGACAAGATAGTATTACTATTCCTGATCGTCATCTGGGATTAATCCCCACCGCAGAATTACCAGAATTAGATAGTATTATTAATCGTCTTGCAGATTTAGGTGATACTTGCTTTGATTGGGAACAACTATTACCCCTCCTCAAGTCTCCCTATTTCCCCACCTTCTCACCTTCCTATCTCCCTATTTACCCATCTTGTGTTAAGATTGCCGTTGCAAGAGATAAAGCCTTTAATTTCTACTATCAAGATAACTTAGATATATTAGAAAAATTAGGTGCAGAATTAATATTTTGGAGTCCTTTAAAAGATACAGAATTGCCAAGAGATATTCAAGGAATTTATTTCGGTGGTGGATTTCCTGAAGTATTTGCATCAGAATTAGCTGCAAACACGGAAATTTTAAAATCAGTTAAAACAGCTATTTGTGCAGGAATACCGACAATTGCTGAATGTGGTGGTTTAATGTATTTATGTGAGGAAATTATTGATTTTGAAGATAAATCTTGGTCAATGGTAGGAATATTACCCACATCTGCACAAATGGATAAAAAGTTAACTTTAGGATATCGTCGTGCAGTAGCTTTAGAAGATAGTTTCTTATTTGATGTTGGAACAAATGTTTATGGACATGAATTTCATCGTTCCCATGTAATTACTGATCCTCAACGACCATTATTTGATACCTATCGCTTTGACTGTGATGAAAATACAGGATTTGAAGGTTGGAATTTACCTAATGTTAATGCTTCATACATCCATCAACACTGGGGAAAAAGTTTAGAAATTCCCCAAAATTTTCTGCAACAATGTCTCAAATATAGGAGGGAATAG